A segment of the Armatimonadota bacterium genome:
CTACCTCCACTACGGCGGCGTGGCACCCGGCGGAAAACGCGCCACTTGGCGGAGCGAAGAAACGGGTAGCCTCCAGGCCCGGACCCTCCCACTCCGGGGGGATCACCCCACGCAGGGGGTTAGCCGCTGCGGCCACCTGCCCCAGCGTCACCGCGCGATCTGGCACGCCGCGGACGAAGAGCTTCCCCTCTGCCAGCTCCAGGTCCTCCGGGTTCGCCTCCAGCAGGGCGGATGCGACCTGCAATGCCTTTTCCCGCACTGCCCGCGCGGCCAGGGCCACGGCACTGCCCGCTACCACGGCCGCGCGGCTGGCAAAGGTCCCCGTCCCCCAGCCGAAGGCGCCGCTGTCCCCTGTGGTGACCAGCACATCTGCCACGTCTGTCCCCAGAGCATCGGCCACGATCTGGGCCAGGACGGTGTAGTGACCCTGCCCCTGGGTGCCGACGCTGGTGGCGACGTAGACCTTTCCGGAGGGCTCCACGGTGATACGGCAGCCCTCGTAGGGACCGATGCCGCTTCCCTCCACGTATAAGGCCAGCCCCAGACCGACGTGCCGTCCCTGGCGGTGGAGGCGCGCCTTCTCGGCCGGCCAGTCGGCGTAGCCGATGTGCTGCAGCGCTTTGCGCAGCACCTCGGGGTAGTTGCCGCTGTCGTAGACCAGCCGCACGCCGTCCTGGTAGATCAGCCCGCCCAGGTCGTAGGGGAACTCATGGGGCTGGATGAGGTTGCGCCGGCGTACCTCCGCCCGGTCGATCCCCAGCTCCCGCGCCACCCGGTCCATCAGCCGCTCCATGACGAATACCCCGTGGGGCCGCCCCGCGCCGCGGTAGGGGCTGGTCTGGGTCTTGTTGGTGAAGACGGCGCGGTACTCCGCGTGGTAGTTAGGGATCTTGTAGGGTCCCGGTAGAGTGGTGCTGGTGATGATGGGCAGCTGCAGCCCGTAGGCGCAGTACGCCCCGCAGTCGTGCAGGAAGACGGTGCGCACACCCAGGATGCGTCCCTGGTCGTCGACGGCAATCTCCGCGTCGTGAATCTGCTGGCGTTCCTGGTTGGTGGCGACGAAGTGCTCCCGCCGGTCCTCGATCCACTTCACCGGTCGGCCCAGGTGCATGGCCGCCCAGGGGACGCACACCTCCTCCGGGTAGCACATCATAATCTTCGGGCCAAACCCGCCCCCGATGTCCGGAGCGATGACGCGCACGCTGGCCTGGGGCAGCTCCAGCAGTTCACTCAGGTAGTTGCGGATACGGATGGGCGCCTGCGTGGAGTCCCACACGATGAGCTGGCGGGCCCTGGGGTCCCATTCAGCGACCACGCCGCGGGTCTCCAGGGGGCAGGAGCAGCCGCGGTCTATGACCAGGCGCTCGCGGAAGACGTGAGCCGCTCGGGCGAAGGCTGCCTCCACGTCGCCTACGCGCTGGATGTGATGCGCGGCGATGTTGTCCGGCATGTCCTCGTGCACCCGCGGGGCGTCGGGCTGCGCTGCCTTCTCCAGGTCCACCGCCGCGGGCAGTACCTCGAAGTCCACCACCACCAGGTCCAGGGCGTCCTCGGCGATGTAGCGGCTCTCTGCCACCACCAGGACGATGGGTTCGCCCACGTGGCGGACCACGCTGCCGGCCAGGGCCACCTGCGTCTTGTGATACCGGAGCGCCGGGTGGGGGATGAGCTTGGGCAGCGGGCCGCGGAGGCGCGCGGGTAGGTCCTGGGCGGTGCAGACGGCCACCACCCCCTGGAGCGCCCTGGCCGCGGCGGTGTCGATGTGCAGGATGCGGGCGTGGGCGTGGGGGCTGCGGTAGAAGGCGGCGTGCAGCATCCCCGGACGCCGGACATCGTCCACGTACATGCCGCGCCCCCGCAGCAGCCGAGGGTCTTCGTTCCGGGGGATGCGCTCGCCGAACCAGCGCGTGGGCATACCTGTATCTTGTTTCGCTTCCTCCTCACGCGCTCCTGCCCGTGCTGCGGGCCTTCTCGCCCCGCGGGCTGCGGATGCCGTCAGATGCCCCACCTGGCTTGTTGCACGGCTGCAGCCTCAGGGGGAGGGGACGCCTGGCCGTCAGCACGAATATTCTTGCGTTGTGAGAACAGCCATCGTGCTCGTTGTCATCCTCCTGGTGGCTGCAGGGTGCCGCGGGGAGCAGGCGGTCGGGATGGACCGGGTGCGCCTGCAGCTCAGAGGTGCCCCGCAGGCGCAGTTCGCCGGCTACTACGCGGCCAAGGAGAAGGGTTTCTACCGCGAGGAGCAGCTTGACGTCGTCCTGATGGCCGGCGGGCCGGATGCCGCGCCCGAGGGGGTGGTGGCGGCGGCGGGAGCGGAGTTTGGGCTGGGCTGGCTGCCCGACCTGCTCGTCGCCCGCGAGCGGGGGGCGCCGCTGGCGAACATCGCCCAGATCTTCCAGTACAGCGGGATGCGGGAGCTCGCCCGCAGGGACTCCGGCATTGCCACGGCTGCGGACCTGCGCGGCCGGCGCGTGGCCGTTTGGGTGGACGGCAGCGAGTACCCGCTGCTGGCGACGCTGGCCAAGCACGGCATCGACCCGCGCCGCGACCTCACCCTGGTACCGCAGCCCGCGGACATGCGCCTGTTCATCGAGCGGCGCGTGGACGCCGCCGCGGCCATGACCTACAGGGGGTACAAGGAGGTGCTGGATGCCGGCATCCGCCCCGAGGGCCTGCTGGTCATCGACTTTAACCGGGAGGGGACGGCGCTGCTGGAGGACGGGCTGTTCGTCCTCGAGCCCTGGCTGCGCCAGGGGGCCAACCGGGAGATCGCCGTACGCTTCCTGCGTGCCTCCCTGCGCGGCTGGCAGTACTGCCGCGACAACGCCCCCGAATGCGTAGACATCATCCTGCGGCATAGCCCCGCCCTGAACCGGGAGGAGCAGATCTGGATGATGGCCGAGGTGAACAAGCTGATCTGGGGGCCGCCTGCGCCCTCTGTGCCTCTGGGGCGGATGCAGCCTGAGGCGTTCCAGCGCACAGCCCGGATCCTGCAGAGGTTCGGCGCCCTGCAAAAGCCTGCCGACCTGGCCGCCTACACCTCGGCCATCTGGGAGAAGGCCACCAGCAGGTAGCCGACCGCAGCTCAGGGCTGGCGGGCCGGCGGCAGATCCCCCGGTGGGAAGACTCCGATCTGGAAGATTCGGCCGTGGATCAGGCGCTGCCCCGGATCGTTGACCACGCCAAACTGCAGGCCCGCCGGGTAGCGGATGAGGACGGTCTTCTCCTCCCGAAATTCCCAGCGGCGGTAGCTCTTGCCGTGCGCGGCCTCAGCTTTGTCCCAGGGGTCCAGCAGGGTGATTCCCCTGTCGGTGCGGAAGGCGAAGTTGGGGCCAAAGACGCTGATCACCCGGATGGCCCTGGTGCCAGCATCCAGGGAGACCCAGAAGCCCTGCGAGCGCCACTCGTAGAGGACGATCTTCTCGGCGGCGAACTCCTCGACCTTGTAGTTCCCCCCGAGGAGGGCGGTGATCTGGTTCAGGGGCATGGCCAGGCGTACGCCGCCCACACGTTCCCCGGCTACAATCCGTCCGTCGGCCACCACCGGGTTGGGCGTGGGCGCAGCCCCCGGCTCTTCCGGTGCGGCCAGGGTAGGCAGGGTGGTGATGGCCAGCAGGATCAGGGTCCCGGCGAGTCGGCGGCACGTGGCTTCACGGAGCATGAGCCTCACCTCAAGGAGAAGTATTCCTGCTCCGCAGAACCTTTTCCCCGGTCCGCCGCCGGGTGGAGACCGGCAGGCTCTGCAGCGACATGTGCAAACAGCCTCGGTCCGTCGTTGCGTACACATGTCGAGTCCGCAGGCAAGAGGGCGGGCCAGGGAGGGGTGGGTGGTGAAGCGCATCGTGCTGCTGGCCACGGGAGGGACGATCGCCACGCGGGACGTGGACGGAAGCGGGGCGCGGCCCTTCCTGCGGGCCGCGGACCTGCTGCGGGAGGTCCCCGGTCTCGAGGGGATGGCCCAGGTGGAGCCGCAGGAGTTCGACTTCATCCCCGGGGCCTTCATGACGGTGCCCAGGATGGTGGAGCTGAGCCGCCGCGTGGCGGAGGTGCTGGCCCGAGCCGACGTGGACGGGGTCGTGGTCACCCACGGGACGGACACGCTGGAGGAGACGGCGTACCTCCTGCACCTGACGGTGCCCTCGGAGAAACCTATAGTCTTCACCGGGGCCATGCGCAACACCTCGCAGGTGGGATTCGACGGCTACCGCAATCTCTTCGACGCCGTGCGCACAGCCGCCGCGCCGGCCGCGCGAGGGCTGGGCGTGCTGGTGGTGCTCAATGAAGAGGTGCACTCCGCCCGGTGGGTAACCAAGACCAACGGCCAGAAGGAAGATACCTTTCGCTCCCCGGCTGCGGGGCCGGTGGGCGTGGCCTACGGGGACCGGATTGCCTTCTTCATGCGCCCCGGGCCCCGCCGCGTCCTGGAGCCGCGGGTCGAGCCGGAGGTGGACCTCATCCGGCTGTGGGCAGGGTGCGACGACCGCTTCATCCGCTGCAGCCTGGAGCGTGGGGCACGGGGCATGGTGCTGGAGGCCTTCGGCGGGGGCCGCGTCCCTCCGCCTCTGCTCCCGGCCATCGATGCTGCCGTGGGCGCTGGCATCGCGGTGGCGGTGACTACGCGCTGCCTGAGCGGGAGCATGTGGGACATGTATGGCTACCCCGGGGCCTTCCGCGACCTGGAGCGACGGGGTGTGCTCTTTGCGCAGGATCTGCCCGGGCACAAGGCCCGCCTGGCGCTGGCGCTGGCCCTGGGGAACGCCCTCCCCAGGGAAGAGGTGAGAACGTTCCTGGCAGCGGAAGCTTAGCCCACCTCGGTAATTTCCTGACGCGAATTTCCAGGGCCAGGGGCGGTGCCGCGCAGGAGTGCCGGAAGATGAGCCTAGCGACCGGGGTTGTCGGCGGCGGACCGGCCGGCGTTCCGCTCGAGTCGCCGCATGACGCGTGGCGCCAGGAGGTCGACTACCTGAGGGAACCAGCGAGCCACCCAGATGGGGAAGCGGTACCAGCCCGGGATGACCAGCTCCCTGCGCGGGCGGCGCAGCAACCGTACGGCGGCGTCGGCCACGACACTGGCCGAGAGCATCACCGGGGGGCGGAAGGACTGCAGCAACTCTGTCTCCACCCATCCGGGAAGGAGGGCGCTGACGGTCACCCCCGACCCGCTGTAGGCCCGCCGCAGGGCGTCGCTGAAGGCCAGGACGCCCGCCTTGGTCGCCCCGTAGACGCTTCCCGGCGCGATGACCCTGCCGGCCACCGAGGCGGTGGTGATGATGTGGCCTTCACCCTGGCGCAGCATGACCGGCAGCACGGCGCGGGCGCAGCGGATCACTCCCAGGAGGTTGACCTCGACCAGCTCCCTCAGGACCGCATCGGGCATCTTCAGCAGCGGTCCGCCGCCGACGCCGGCGTTGGCCACCAGGACGTCGATCCGGCCCCAGGTGTCCTGCGTCACCGCTACCAGGTGCTCGACGGCGGCAGGATCGCGCACGTCCGTGGGGACGACCAGAGCCATCCCGCCCGCTTCAGTCACTCGCTTCGCCACGTCCTGGAGCCGCTCCAGCCGGCGGGCGGCCAGGCTGACCCGCATCCGTTCCCGGCCGAAGCGCACGGCCACCGCCGCGCCGATACCGCTGCTGGCCCCGGTCACGATGGCGACGCGGCCTGCAAGGTCCTTCCACCCGCCCATCGTTCCCAGCATCGGCCAGGCGGGCGCAGGGCGCAAGAGTGTCAGCGCCACCGGCCGGCGCAAGGGTGTCGCTTGCGCCGCGACGGGCACGCAGGGATTTGCGCGTCCGCCGGCCAACGTGTTGGACCGTGAACTCGCCCGCCGCCCCCAGCTCCCACTGATGCCGGCGGTAGACGACGTCGGTGCCCTGGGCGAGGACACCGTTGCCGTCCGTCCCCGCCTGCTCTGGCTCCCGTGGGCGGCGTGCGCCGGCTTTTTTGCGGCGGCA
Coding sequences within it:
- a CDS encoding SDR family NAD(P)-dependent oxidoreductase — protein: MGGWKDLAGRVAIVTGASSGIGAAVAVRFGRERMRVSLAARRLERLQDVAKRVTEAGGMALVVPTDVRDPAAVEHLVAVTQDTWGRIDVLVANAGVGGGPLLKMPDAVLRELVEVNLLGVIRCARAVLPVMLRQGEGHIITTASVAGRVIAPGSVYGATKAGVLAFSDALRRAYSGSGVTVSALLPGWVETELLQSFRPPVMLSASVVADAAVRLLRRPRRELVIPGWYRFPIWVARWFPQVVDLLAPRVMRRLERNAGRSAADNPGR
- a CDS encoding asparaginase, with the translated sequence MVKRIVLLATGGTIATRDVDGSGARPFLRAADLLREVPGLEGMAQVEPQEFDFIPGAFMTVPRMVELSRRVAEVLARADVDGVVVTHGTDTLEETAYLLHLTVPSEKPIVFTGAMRNTSQVGFDGYRNLFDAVRTAAAPAARGLGVLVVLNEEVHSARWVTKTNGQKEDTFRSPAAGPVGVAYGDRIAFFMRPGPRRVLEPRVEPEVDLIRLWAGCDDRFIRCSLERGARGMVLEAFGGGRVPPPLLPAIDAAVGAGIAVAVTTRCLSGSMWDMYGYPGAFRDLERRGVLFAQDLPGHKARLALALALGNALPREEVRTFLAAEA
- a CDS encoding ABC transporter substrate-binding protein, whose protein sequence is MLVVILLVAAGCRGEQAVGMDRVRLQLRGAPQAQFAGYYAAKEKGFYREEQLDVVLMAGGPDAAPEGVVAAAGAEFGLGWLPDLLVARERGAPLANIAQIFQYSGMRELARRDSGIATAADLRGRRVAVWVDGSEYPLLATLAKHGIDPRRDLTLVPQPADMRLFIERRVDAAAAMTYRGYKEVLDAGIRPEGLLVIDFNREGTALLEDGLFVLEPWLRQGANREIAVRFLRASLRGWQYCRDNAPECVDIILRHSPALNREEQIWMMAEVNKLIWGPPAPSVPLGRMQPEAFQRTARILQRFGALQKPADLAAYTSAIWEKATSR
- the cutA gene encoding aerobic carbon-monoxide dehydrogenase large subunit, encoding MPTRWFGERIPRNEDPRLLRGRGMYVDDVRRPGMLHAAFYRSPHAHARILHIDTAAARALQGVVAVCTAQDLPARLRGPLPKLIPHPALRYHKTQVALAGSVVRHVGEPIVLVVAESRYIAEDALDLVVVDFEVLPAAVDLEKAAQPDAPRVHEDMPDNIAAHHIQRVGDVEAAFARAAHVFRERLVIDRGCSCPLETRGVVAEWDPRARQLIVWDSTQAPIRIRNYLSELLELPQASVRVIAPDIGGGFGPKIMMCYPEEVCVPWAAMHLGRPVKWIEDRREHFVATNQERQQIHDAEIAVDDQGRILGVRTVFLHDCGAYCAYGLQLPIITSTTLPGPYKIPNYHAEYRAVFTNKTQTSPYRGAGRPHGVFVMERLMDRVARELGIDRAEVRRRNLIQPHEFPYDLGGLIYQDGVRLVYDSGNYPEVLRKALQHIGYADWPAEKARLHRQGRHVGLGLALYVEGSGIGPYEGCRITVEPSGKVYVATSVGTQGQGHYTVLAQIVADALGTDVADVLVTTGDSGAFGWGTGTFASRAAVVAGSAVALAARAVREKALQVASALLEANPEDLELAEGKLFVRGVPDRAVTLGQVAAAANPLRGVIPPEWEGPGLEATRFFAPPSGAFSAGCHAAVVEVDVATGFIRFLRYVVVHDCGPIINPLILEGQIRGGVAQGIGNAFYEKLVYDEQGQLLTQTFMDYLLPTAAEVPEVQIDHVETPSPLNPLGVKGAGEAGTIPVPALVASAIDDALSEEGVRITEMPLSPSRLREIIRAAQAAPEPA